In Euphorbia lathyris chromosome 9, ddEupLath1.1, whole genome shotgun sequence, the following are encoded in one genomic region:
- the LOC136205094 gene encoding uncharacterized protein gives MAKKKIHNNHKQNQTPAMTNQQPAMDDPQEKLQNLKSLNDMLLKETIERRQQVESLLQAKENLENQLAQTSAEKNDFKTAFLHESEERLCLEIVRGLFSVFIETQMDETRVIVSSLARENGEKDDEIRCLKGEINGLKVNLEGEREKFSGICQQRDKLMREVDDGKKDSKCLREKLIEMEEKKIQAEEEIKKVTDYYNQSLEQLKEKKEQFDKVKIQRDVAEEKLAVKVKAIEDLDRNLGEILRKKSEIERENGEKKIRIGELEKEVSEYCETVWSLRKEEGNLQCKLMELEKSYEKAIEMAKVMGKENDSLVEEKIEKDRTIGKLMEEMDSRERLVQNLNGELKDKEGLIDTLLREKEEIEDVKVSKEKETVKLHKELVGLGNDVVALQESIQTQEDQNKHLESEVSHYRATLEQVNLEKDNAERDLVKERKNSVSLMSRVLEMEKKVEASVEEFTKMKSQNENLLEEKRGMECEIGSLRKESESVQNTLLQARQEVKDLRKKVESVVSNSARAQTTIKKTVELLSVSENGKEVLSSTERSLHEIEPFATEMEVIKSAFRSKEAAVEEMKHQVELLQNYVSKASKQKGLLAIVSSATTFLFAVSVAYIARLR, from the coding sequence ATGGCTAAGAAGAAGATTCACAATAACCATAAACAAAATCAAACACCAGCCATGACCAATCAACAGCCTGCCATGGATGATCCTCAAGAAAAGCTCCAAAATTTGAAATCACTCAATGATATGCTTCTCAAAGAGACTATTGAGCGCCGCCAGCAGGTTGAATCGTTGTTGCAGGCTAAAGAGAATTTGGAGAATCAGTTGGCTCAGACTTCTGCGGAAAAGAACGATTTCAAAACTGCATTCCTCCATGAAAGTGAAGAGAGACTGTGTCTGGAGATAGTGAGAGGTTTGTTCTCTGTTTTTATTGAAACTCAGATGGATGAAACGAGAGTTATTGTGAGCAGTTTGGCGAGAGAGAATGGAGAGAAGGATGATGAGATTCGGTGTTTAAAGGGTGAGATTAATGGGTTAAAGGTTAACCTTGAGGGGGAAAGAGAAAAATTTAGTGGGATCTGTCAACAGAGGGACAAATTGATGAGGGAAGTTGATGATGGGAAGAAAGATTCAAAGTGTTTGAGAGAAAAACTGATTGAaatggaggagaagaagattCAGGCGGAAGAGGAAATTAAGAAAGTCACTGATTATTACAATCAGTCACTTGAGCAATTAAAGGAGAAAAAGGAACAATTTGACAAGGTTAAAATTCAAAGGGATGTGGCTGAGGAGAAATTGGCTGTCAAAGTAAAGGCAATTGAGGATTTAGACAGAAATTTGGGGGAGATTTTGAGGAAGAAGAGTGAGATTGAAAGGGAGAATGGCGAGAAGAAGATCAGGATTGGTGAGTTGGAGAAAGAAGTGTCTGAATACTGTGAGACTGTATGGAGTTTGAGAAAGGAGGAAGGAAATTTGCAGTGTAAGTTAATGGAGTTGGAGAAGAGTTATGAGAAGGCCATAGAAATGGCTAAGGTAATGGGGAAGGAGAATGATTCCTTAGTAGAAGAGAAGATTGAGAAAGATAGAACTATTGGGAAGTTAATGGAggaaatggattctagagaaagaCTTGTACAGAATTTGAATGGCGAATTGAAGGATAAGGAGGGATTGATTGATACCTTGTTGAGAGAGAAGGAAGAGATTGAAGATGTCAAAGTCAGCAAGGAGAAAGAAACTGTAAAGTTGCACAAGGAGTTAGTTGGATTAGGGAATGATGTGGTTGCATTGCAAGAATCCATCCAAACTCAAGAAGACCAGAATAAACATTTAGAATCTGAAGTTAGCCATTACAGGGCTACTCTTGAGCAGGTGAATCTTGAGAAGGACAATGCTGAAAGAGATTTAGTTAAGGAGAGAAAGAACAGCGTCAGCCTAATGTCTAGAGTTTTGGAAATGGAAAAGAAGGTGGAAGCGAGTGTAGAAGAGTTCACAAAGATGAAGAGCCAGAACGAGAATCTGTTGGAGGAAAAGAGGGGAATGGAGTGTGAAATTGGTTCATTGAGGAAGGAGAGCGAGTCTGTCCAGAACACTCTTTTGCAGGCTCGTCAAGAGGTAAAGGATTTGAGGAAAAAAGTGGAATCAGTTGTTTCGAACTCCGCAAGAGCGCAGACCACGATTAAGAAAACTGTAGAGTTGCTATCTGTGTCTGAAAATGGGAAGGAAGTACTTTCTAGTACTGAACGGAGCCTTCATGAAATTGAACCATTTGCAACTGAAATGGAAGTCATCAAAAGTGCATTTAGGAGCAAGGAGGCAGCGGTGGAGGAAATGAAGCACCAAGTAGAATTGCTGCAGAATTATGTCTCAAAGGCAAGTAAACAAAAGGGTTTATTGGCCATTGTTTCATCCGCGACAACATTTTTGTTTGCGGTCTCTGTTGCGTATATTGCTAGACTTCGTTGA